ATCCAGAACGAGCCGAGCCCGCAAAGGGCCTTTCATTGGGAGGTTTCATTGGCGAACTGGCAGCAGGCTGCAGCTGAAATCACGAAGACGTTGCCGCATCGCATCCATGAGGTGATGGACATCTATGTTGCCACCACACCCGACCGGACGGCGCTGATCGAAGACAACGCGTCCATGACCTATCGCGAACTGGATAGGGCGGTTGGTGCCACGGCGGATGCGCTCCGCGCGCTCGGCGTCCGCGCCGGCGATCGCGTGATGCTGGTCAGTGAGAATTCGATCGCGCTCGCCTGCCTGCTGTTTGCGGCAAGCCGCCTTGATGCCTGGGCAATCGTCGCCAACCCTCGGCTATCGCCGCGTGAGCTCGATCAGATCAGGGATCACAGCGGCGCCCGACGCATGCTCTTCACGGCAAATGTCTCCGAAGAGGCGGCCGCGCATGCGGCGCGTTACGACGCTCCGTTGCAGGATGTCGGGCCGCTTCACGGCATCGGCGTGTCTGCTCTGAATCAGGACACGCAGGCCGAGCCGGCCGAGACCGACGGCGCCCGCCAGGTGGCGGTGCTCATCTATACGTCCGGTACGACCGGAACGCCGAAGGGCGTCATGCTCACGCATCGCAACCTGCTGTTTTCCGCAAGGACCACCGCGAATCTGCGCAGCATGACGGCGGACGACGTGCAGTATTGCGTGCTGCCGATCTCGCATATCGTCGGCATCTCGCTGCTGACGATGACGCTGATGGTCGGTGGCGTCACCCGGCTGGTCACGAAGTACAACCCCGCTGCGCTTGCCAAGGCGCTGGCCGAGGAGGGCATCACGCTCCTGAACGGCGTACCGGCGACCTACCAGCGGCTGCTCGAATACAAGCAGACGGCGGGCCTGCCGAAACTGGAGCGCGGCGCGCTGCGGCTGATGAGCGTCGCCGGTGCGCCGCTCGACCTCGAGCTCAAAGCGCGGGTCGAGAAGGAGCTCGGTCTTCCGCTCGGCAACGCGTTCGGCATCACCGAATGCTCGCCCGGCATTTCCGGCGTTCGGGCGGAGGCGCCGCGCAGCGACAATTCGGTCGGCACTCTCGTGCCGGGCATCGAGGCTCGAATCGTCGCCCGTGACGGTGCCATCGTGACCAGCGGCGATATCGGTGAACTGCATGTCCGCGGACCGAACGTGATGCTCGGCTATTACCGCGCGCCGGACCTCACGGCGAAGGCGATCGACCCGGATGGGTGGTTCAACACGGGCGACCTGGCGCGCTTCGAGGGCGAGGCGATGTTCATCGTCGGGCGCACCAAGGAGATGATCATCCGGTCCGGCTTCAACGTCTATCCGGCTGAGATCGAGGCGGTGCTGAGCACCCATCGCGACGTAGTGCAATGCGCCGTGGTCGGACGGCCGGTCCCGGGCAACGAAGAGATCGTGGCGTTCGTCCAGCTCCTCAAGGGCTCCTCCGCAACCGCGCAGGATTTGATGGCGCATGTCGCGCCTGAGCTCACGTCCTACAAGCGACCGTCCGAGATCATCCTCATGGACGCGCTGCCGGCCACGTCGACCGGCAAGCTGCTGAAACACAAGCTGGCGGAATCGCTGCGCAACTGACGCGGGCGAGATCGCTTCAACATCTCACGAGGCTGGAGAAGTCCCATGCAGAAGAGAAACAGGACGGTTGCGGTGATCGGCGCCGGTGACTTTATCGGCGGCGAGATTGCCAAGAAGTTCGCTTCCGAGGGCTTCACGGTCTTCGCCGGTCGTCGCAATGGCGACAAGCTCGCGCCGTTGGTCAAGGAGATCGAGGCCGCCGGCGGCGAGATCCACGCCCGCTCGCTCGATGCGCGAAAGGAGGAGGAAATCATCTCGTTCCTCAATGACGCCGACAAGCACGCGCCGCTCGAGGTCTGCATCTTCAACATCGGCGCGAACGTGAATTTCCCGATCCTGGAGACCACCGAACGTGTGTTCCGAAAGGTCTGGGAAATGGCCTGCTATTCCGGCTTCCTTGCGGGGCGCGAGGCCGCGCGGCTGATGCTGCCGCGTGGTGAGGGCAACATCTTCTTCACCGGCGCGACCGCGAGCTTGCGCGGCGGTTCCGGCTATGCCGCCTTCGCCAGCGCGAAGTTCGGCCTGCGAGCCGTCGCGCAGGCGATGGCGCGCGAACTCGGGCCGAAGAACATCCATGTCGCGCATCTTATCATTGACTCTGGCGTCGATACTGAATGGGTGCGGCAGCGCCGGCTTGAAGCGCTCGGCCCCAATGCGCTCGACGATCCGGACCTGCTGATGCCGCCAGCGTCGGTGGCCGCGTCCTATTGGCAACTCTACCAGCAGCCAAAGAGCGCCTGGACGTTCGAGCTCGAGATCCGCCCCTTCGGCGAGAAGTGGTAGGGGAAGCGCCAATGGAGCTCGCGCTATCCCCGGAAGACGCGGCGTTTCGCGACGAAGTGCGCGCGTTCATCAACGACAACTATCCGGCCGCGATGCGTGTCCCCAATCCGGAGACCGACCTATCCAAGGAGCAGATGCTTCTATGGCATCGCGTCCTGCACAAGAAGGGCTGGATCGCGCCGCTCTGGCCCAAGGAATATGGCGGGCCCGGCTGGTCCATCACGCGCCGCTTCATCTTCGAGCAGGAGACCACGCGTGCCGGCACGATGCCACCTTTGGCGTTCAGCGTCACCATGGTCGGTCCCGTCATCTATACGTTCGGCAATGAGGCGCAGAAGAAGAGGTTTCTTCCCCGCATCCTCTCGGGCGAGGACTGGTGGTGCCAGGGCTATTCGGAGCCCGGCTCGGGCTCGGATCTCGCCACCGTCCGCACCAAGGCGGTGCGCGACGGCGACCACTACATCGTCAACGGCCACAAGACCTGGACCACGTTGGCGCAGCATGCCGACTGGATCTTCTGCCTGGTGCGGACCGATCCAGCCGCAAAGCCGCAATCTGGCATCTCCTTCCTGCTGATCGACATGAAGTCGCCGGGCGTCACCGTGCGTCCGATCATCACCATCGACGGCTCCCATGAAGTCAACGACGTCTTCCTTGAAAACGTCCGCGTTCCCGTCGAAAACCTGATCGGCGAGGAGAACAAGGGCTGGACCTACGCCAAATTCCTGCTCGGCAACGAGCGCACCAGCATGGCCGGCATCGGCCGCTCGACGCGCTATATCGAGAAGCTGAAGAAGATCGTGAAGGCGGAGATTCCCGCGGACGATCCGGCGCATATCGAATTTGTCAGGGACATCGCCCGCATCGAGCTCGATGTGCTGGCGCTGGAAGCAACCGAGCTGCGCGTCGTTGCTCAAATGGCCCGCGGCATCGATCCGGGACCCGCGGCCTCGCTGTTCAAGATCCGCGGCACCGAGATATTCCAGGACATCACCGAGCTGACCCACCGCGCGGTCGGCAACTACGGGCTGGCCATCCGCGAGCACCCCGTCAGCGCCAATCACTTCATGCCGGGACCGGATTACGGTCACACCGCGTCAGAGAAGTACCTGAACTCGCGCAAGCTCTCCATCTACGGCGGATCGAACGAGATCCAGCGCAACATCATCGCCAAGGCCGTGCTCGGTCTCTAGCGAACAGCAGCACGGGAGGAATCGGATGGATATCCAGTTCACGGAAGAGCAGGAGCTGCTCCGATCCAGCGTCCAGCGCCTGCTGGGCGACCAGTATGGTTTCGATGCGCGCCGTAAGGCCGTCGCGAGCGAAGAGGGGTACAGCCGCAGTCAATGGCAGTCATTCGCCGAGCTCGGACTGCTGGCGGCGCCGTTCTCTGAGGACGTCGGCGGTCTCGGCGGCGGTCCGCTGTCGACCATGATCGTCATGCAGGAGTTCGGCCGTCATCTCGTGGTCGAGCCCTTCGTCGAGACGGTGGTGCTTGCCGGCGGCCTGATTGAGCACTTTGGATCCGCCGAGCAGAAGCAGGGCTTCATTCCCGACATCGTCGCCGGCAGCAAGGTGTGGGCGCTTGCCTGGACCGAGAAGGGCTCGCGCTTCGATCTTGCTAACGTCACTACGACGGCGCGGCGCCAGGGCAAGGACTATGTGTTGACCGGCCAAAAGACCGCGGTCATCGGCGCGCCCTGGGCGGACTTTCTGATCGTTTCGGCGCGCATGTCCGGTCAACAGCGCGATCGCGGCGGGGTCAGTCTCTTCGTGGTTGATCGCCGTGCCGCCAATCTAGATCTGCAGAGTTTCAAGACGATCGATGGCCGCCGCGCGGCGGAGATCAGCCTGCGCGGCGTCGCTGGCCAGCTGCTCGGTGAGGAGGGCGAGGGTGTGGCCGCGCTGGAAGCCTGCCGCGACCGTGCCATCGGCGCGCTCTGCGCCGAGGCGGTGGGTGCGATGGCTGAATTGAATGCCGCGACGCTAGAATATTCCAAGACCCGCAAGCAGTTCGGCACGACGATCGGCTCGTTCCAGGTGCTGCAGCATCGGATGGTCGACATGTTCATCGCGCATCAGGAAGCGCTCTCATTGATGCAGCATCTCACGCTGAGCCTGGATGCAGGCGAGGCCGGCGTGTCGCGTCTTGCGTCGGGCGCCAAGTCGAAGATCGGCTATGCCGGCAAGTTCATCGCCGATCAGGCGGTGCAGCTGCATGGCGGCATGGGCATGACCGACGAATTGAACGTCGGACACTATTTCAAGCGGATTTCCTCCATCAACATCCAGTTCGGCGATCCCGCCTTTCACGTGTTGCGCTACGCGCAGCTCGATGCGGCCGCCTAGCAGAGAGGCAGACATGACGACTGAAGCAGTTATCGTTTCCACCGCGCGCACCGGCGTCGGCAAGGCCTACCGCGGCGCGCTCAACCACACCGATGGTCCGACCCTGGCGGGCCACG
This is a stretch of genomic DNA from Bradyrhizobium sp. CB2312. It encodes these proteins:
- a CDS encoding AMP-binding protein — encoded protein: MANWQQAAAEITKTLPHRIHEVMDIYVATTPDRTALIEDNASMTYRELDRAVGATADALRALGVRAGDRVMLVSENSIALACLLFAASRLDAWAIVANPRLSPRELDQIRDHSGARRMLFTANVSEEAAAHAARYDAPLQDVGPLHGIGVSALNQDTQAEPAETDGARQVAVLIYTSGTTGTPKGVMLTHRNLLFSARTTANLRSMTADDVQYCVLPISHIVGISLLTMTLMVGGVTRLVTKYNPAALAKALAEEGITLLNGVPATYQRLLEYKQTAGLPKLERGALRLMSVAGAPLDLELKARVEKELGLPLGNAFGITECSPGISGVRAEAPRSDNSVGTLVPGIEARIVARDGAIVTSGDIGELHVRGPNVMLGYYRAPDLTAKAIDPDGWFNTGDLARFEGEAMFIVGRTKEMIIRSGFNVYPAEIEAVLSTHRDVVQCAVVGRPVPGNEEIVAFVQLLKGSSATAQDLMAHVAPELTSYKRPSEIILMDALPATSTGKLLKHKLAESLRN
- a CDS encoding SDR family oxidoreductase; the encoded protein is MQKRNRTVAVIGAGDFIGGEIAKKFASEGFTVFAGRRNGDKLAPLVKEIEAAGGEIHARSLDARKEEEIISFLNDADKHAPLEVCIFNIGANVNFPILETTERVFRKVWEMACYSGFLAGREAARLMLPRGEGNIFFTGATASLRGGSGYAAFASAKFGLRAVAQAMARELGPKNIHVAHLIIDSGVDTEWVRQRRLEALGPNALDDPDLLMPPASVAASYWQLYQQPKSAWTFELEIRPFGEKW
- a CDS encoding acyl-CoA dehydrogenase family protein gives rise to the protein MELALSPEDAAFRDEVRAFINDNYPAAMRVPNPETDLSKEQMLLWHRVLHKKGWIAPLWPKEYGGPGWSITRRFIFEQETTRAGTMPPLAFSVTMVGPVIYTFGNEAQKKRFLPRILSGEDWWCQGYSEPGSGSDLATVRTKAVRDGDHYIVNGHKTWTTLAQHADWIFCLVRTDPAAKPQSGISFLLIDMKSPGVTVRPIITIDGSHEVNDVFLENVRVPVENLIGEENKGWTYAKFLLGNERTSMAGIGRSTRYIEKLKKIVKAEIPADDPAHIEFVRDIARIELDVLALEATELRVVAQMARGIDPGPAASLFKIRGTEIFQDITELTHRAVGNYGLAIREHPVSANHFMPGPDYGHTASEKYLNSRKLSIYGGSNEIQRNIIAKAVLGL
- a CDS encoding acyl-CoA dehydrogenase family protein, which codes for MDIQFTEEQELLRSSVQRLLGDQYGFDARRKAVASEEGYSRSQWQSFAELGLLAAPFSEDVGGLGGGPLSTMIVMQEFGRHLVVEPFVETVVLAGGLIEHFGSAEQKQGFIPDIVAGSKVWALAWTEKGSRFDLANVTTTARRQGKDYVLTGQKTAVIGAPWADFLIVSARMSGQQRDRGGVSLFVVDRRAANLDLQSFKTIDGRRAAEISLRGVAGQLLGEEGEGVAALEACRDRAIGALCAEAVGAMAELNAATLEYSKTRKQFGTTIGSFQVLQHRMVDMFIAHQEALSLMQHLTLSLDAGEAGVSRLASGAKSKIGYAGKFIADQAVQLHGGMGMTDELNVGHYFKRISSINIQFGDPAFHVLRYAQLDAAA